TGGTGATTTATGCCTTTTTAGAGCCTTTGTTTTAATAGGCTCAAGAATATCCCTTTTAATATACTCCCTTGCTCCACCTATATCTGCTCTGCTTGGTTTTTTTATGTTTAAGGAGACCATGTCTATCTATGCTATAGTTGGTATGTTTATTACTATTTTTGGAATAGGTTTAGTTATTTTAAAAAAGGATAATAAGAGATATAAATTTTCCCATCCCCTAGAGGGTGTTCTGTTGGCAATAATTGGTGCTGTGGGACAGGCATTTGGTATAGGGTTAAGTAAGTTGGGTATGGCTTTAGAGAGTGGGGGAACCTACGATCCAATTGCTTCAACACAGATAAGAATTATATCTGCAACAGTCTGTTTTATTATTCTATTTTTTATTACAAAAAGATGGTCCTATGTTTTTAAATCCTTTAAAGATCTTAAGGCTATTGGGGATGTTGCCATAGGGTCATTTTTTGGGCCATTTATAGGTGTAACACTCTCCCTTGTTGCAATAACATATACAAGTATGGGAATTGCATCTACAATTACATCCATACTGCCTGTGGCAATAATAGTTCCCCACGTTTTCATTTACAAAACAAAGATATTTAAAAGAGAAGTATTTGGGGCAATAGTGGCGGTTTTTGGTGTATCTCTACTCTTTATCTAGGTAGTTAAGTAGGGAATTAATACCATTTAAAACCCTCTGACTATTATTTTTAGAGTCGCTATCTAGCTCTATATCTAGGGCTATGACCCTATCTATTTTACCGGTGTAAGCGATAAACTCCCCTTTAAATCTATCTAAGATCGGGATAGCAGGTGAGTACATCATCTCTGGTTTATATCCAATTCCTTTTCCAAGTAATTGGGCTATTTCCCATGGACGACTCTCTACAATAAAGTTATTTCCCCTAGTTATCTTGTACTCGGGGTATACTCTTCCCCCAGACATATACCCATGTAGAGAGAGGATAATAAGCTCAGAATGTCTCTCTAGTAGTCTATCAATTAAGTCTATTAAAACTTTTGTAGTTGGAAGAACTCTGTTTATAAAGTCCCTGTTGGGGTCAACATAGTGGTCTATACCATTTATATATGTATTTTGATTACCATAAAAGATCCTGTAGTAGAGAGTTTTATTGAATTTAGTTAGATCGCTACCATCTTTTATATATCCTCTACTATCTAACTGCTCCCTAAGATAACCCCTTCTATTAACCTCTTTAGAGTAGAGTGTTGGGTTGACCGATGGAATAAAATAGATTGTTTTATTTCCATTAAGAGTATCTTTTAAAAAGTTAGCAACTGTAACAGTTTCCCGCTCATCTCCGTGTATACCTGCTATTATTAAAAGTGCTCTATTAGAATCTACACCGTTATTGAATAGTAAAATATCTCTTTTCCCTGAATCGAGACCTAAACTCTCTTGGGAGAAGAGAAGTTGGGATAGACTAAGTAATATGAATAAAAGTTTAATTTTCATTATATTTTAAAACTAGTTTATTATTAGATGTTCTGCAAGGTAGAAGTGGATTGATTTTGGAGGAACATAAAACTCCTCCAATCTATATTAGTTACTCTCTTTTTTAATAATTTTACTTGCTACTAAAAAGAGAATTCGTCCTCCAATAATACCTCCAAAAAGCTGGATAGTATTAGTTGGGAAAACTTCACCAATAGCCATCTCCATTCCACCTATATCCTTTAAGAAAAAAGCTTCTCCAATAAAATAGGTTGCAACCATTAATAGACCACCAGTCAATAGTAGTAGAAGATGTTTTATACCTTTTTTATTATAAGATAGGTAGGCCATGGAAGCCTCTAAACCCTTAGCTATAAGAGTCATAGGTGCAAACATTCCATACCCTATAACTATATCTGCTGTTGCCGCCCCAAGACCAGCTA
Above is a genomic segment from Thiospirochaeta perfilievii containing:
- a CDS encoding DMT family transporter produces the protein MANYLGEISAFGTVFCWVICSIAFESAGKKIGSMPVNIIRLVMAFIFISIFTLFSRGLFFPVDATPKSWFWLSLSGVVGLFIGDLCLFRAFVLIGSRISLLIYSLAPPISALLGFFMFKETMSIYAIVGMFITIFGIGLVILKKDNKRYKFSHPLEGVLLAIIGAVGQAFGIGLSKLGMALESGGTYDPIASTQIRIISATVCFIILFFITKRWSYVFKSFKDLKAIGDVAIGSFFGPFIGVTLSLVAITYTSMGIASTITSILPVAIIVPHVFIYKTKIFKREVFGAIVAVFGVSLLFI
- a CDS encoding murein peptide amidase A, coding for MKIKLLFILLSLSQLLFSQESLGLDSGKRDILLFNNGVDSNRALLIIAGIHGDERETVTVANFLKDTLNGNKTIYFIPSVNPTLYSKEVNRRGYLREQLDSRGYIKDGSDLTKFNKTLYYRIFYGNQNTYINGIDHYVDPNRDFINRVLPTTKVLIDLIDRLLERHSELIILSLHGYMSGGRVYPEYKITRGNNFIVESRPWEIAQLLGKGIGYKPEMMYSPAIPILDRFKGEFIAYTGKIDRVIALDIELDSDSKNNSQRVLNGINSLLNYLDKE
- a CDS encoding ECF transporter S component encodes the protein MTKRVITLLVLFATVTLTTIFIAVPVGVGFFNFSDIAVVFAGLFIAHFIKEGDWGNMIAAFLVAGLGAATADIVIGYGMFAPMTLIAKGLEASMAYLSYNKKGIKHLLLLLTGGLLMVATYFIGEAFFLKDIGGMEMAIGEVFPTNTIQLFGGIIGGRILFLVASKIIKKESN